One Bacteroidota bacterium DNA segment encodes these proteins:
- the metF gene encoding methylenetetrahydrofolate reductase [NAD(P)H], which yields MKVSDQILNAETPPISYEIIPPKRGTNIESVFGIVEQLKPHEPPFIDVTSHAAEIYYEEMPDGTVRKHVKRKRPGTLGLCAAIQHRFGIPAVPHLLCQGFTREETEDALIELHYLGIRNVLALRGDDKGFRKPTNNNRSRNDYAEDLVRQIDNMNRGQFLEQLIDAQATDFCVGVAGYPEKHFESPNPTWDVLALKRKVDAGADYIVTQMFFDNRHYFDFVERCREVGITVPIVPGLKIITSKKHLTSLPAFFHLEIPEALAAEVEAADRKNVSAVGIEWARQQAQELLEGGAPALHFYIMQTAKHALQVVEPLRKMA from the coding sequence AGTCAGCGATCAGATCCTCAACGCCGAAACGCCGCCGATTTCCTACGAGATCATCCCACCCAAGCGCGGCACCAACATCGAGAGCGTCTTTGGCATCGTGGAGCAGCTCAAGCCGCACGAGCCGCCGTTCATCGACGTGACGAGCCACGCGGCCGAGATCTACTACGAGGAGATGCCCGACGGCACCGTGCGCAAGCACGTCAAGCGCAAGCGCCCCGGCACGCTCGGGCTGTGCGCCGCCATCCAGCACCGCTTCGGCATCCCCGCCGTGCCGCACCTGCTCTGCCAGGGCTTCACCCGCGAGGAGACCGAGGACGCCCTCATCGAACTGCACTACCTCGGCATCCGCAACGTGCTTGCGCTGCGCGGCGACGACAAGGGCTTCCGCAAGCCCACCAACAACAACCGCTCGCGCAACGACTACGCCGAGGACCTCGTCCGGCAGATCGACAACATGAACCGGGGCCAGTTTCTCGAACAGCTCATCGACGCGCAGGCGACCGACTTCTGCGTCGGCGTGGCGGGCTACCCGGAGAAGCACTTCGAGTCGCCCAACCCGACGTGGGACGTGCTCGCGCTCAAGCGCAAGGTCGACGCCGGCGCGGACTACATCGTCACGCAGATGTTCTTCGACAACCGGCACTACTTCGACTTCGTCGAGCGCTGCCGCGAGGTCGGCATCACGGTGCCCATCGTGCCGGGCCTGAAGATCATCACATCGAAGAAGCACCTCACGTCGCTCCCGGCGTTTTTCCACCTAGAGATCCCCGAAGCGCTCGCGGCCGAGGTCGAGGCCGCCGACCGGAAGAACGTGTCCGCCGTTGGCATCGAGTGGGCACGGCAGCAGGCGCAGGAACTGCTCGAAGGCGGAGCCCCGGCGCTGCACTTCTACATCATGCAGACGGCCAAGCACGCCCTCCAGGTCGTCGAGCCGCTGCGGAAGATGGCGTAG